TTTTTTAAATCAGGGAACTGATCTAGATGTTTGTATCTCTCTTCTCTGGCGTGAAGGAGTTTTTCGAGGGAAACGGGAAATGTATGAGTTACTTGGTATTTCACTATTTTTTCTTACCTTTTTTCTTAGCGGGTTTGGCTTTTGGTTTCGCCACTGTTTTTTTTACGGCTTTTTTTGGTGCCTTTTTTGCAGCTTTCTTCGCCGACTTCTTGTTTGCTGGTTTGGCTGGTTTAGAAGTTTTTTTAGCAGATGGTTTTGTTTTTGCCGTTTGCGGTTTAGAAGCTTTTGGTTTTGGTGACAGCTTAGAAGAACGATTGACCTCTTCCATCAACTCCTCATCTTCCCAGTAGAAAACTTGGTCCGCAGGGGTGGACTGTTCCATTGCCATTGCTTGTGCTTCTAAAAGCGAATTATTGGATTCGTTAAAGTTAGCCAATTTTTGGAATAACAAATTGATTTTTGGATCTTGGAATTTGTTTCGGATGGTGGCATAAAAATTACGCGCATCCTCCCCTTCTCTGATAGCAAGCTCTATTGCTTTTCTTTCGTCAGCTTTCACTTCTTCATTTTTATTGCGATCTAACCGATCCATTACCTTTTGGATGGTCGAAGAATGAAACTTTTCTATTTCAGAAAGTTGTTTTAAGTTAGGAAGTTCTTTTCCTTCTGCACTTTTATAGATGTCTTTGATGAATTTAATATGCTCATCACCATCTAACGCAAGTTGGCTGAAAAGTTCTCTGATTTGGCCTTCCGGTAAACTTTCGGAAAGTTTTAAATAAAAATTGAAACATTGAACTTCGTGTTCAATTGCGGCCGCAACTGCCTCTATAAAGGATGTTTTTTTTAGCGATTTCATAATCCCATTCCCCGGTTTTTAAAAACCATAGATACGATACTAGTGAGTTTTAAGTGAATCAAGTATTTTTCACAGATTGAAAATCCAACTCTTCTGCCTTTGTAGCTGAGTAGATGAGCACTTGAGCAATATAGTAAGTTACCATAATTCCCATAGATGCAGTGAATCTGTCCATTTCTGGTTTTAAAAACATAGAATAGGCAATAATAGAATCGGATAAAATGAATACCAATGCACCAAGTAGGCCCAAGTAGAAAGGTTTGGACACAGAATTTCTAGCAGCAGCACGCCAACCCATCAAACAAATTGCTGAAATGTATACACCAACTGGAATGAGAAGCGATCCAAGTTTTGGAACCAGTACAAGAAAAAAAGAAGACCCAAAGAGTAAAAATGGGATTGCAAGCAGGGGTTTAATTTTTGAGTCCAACGTGAACGCATAAGAGTAGATCAATTGTGCAATGAGAAAGGAACCCAACCCAAAAACAAAGTATCCTTGTTTTGGTAAGGCTAAAAAGCTATCTCCAAAAAGGGAAAACACAAGGCCAACCGCAATCAATTTCCCTCGTTTTTCCAATTGGGGAAAGTAGCGAAAGAGCGCTACAATGAGGATCAGAATGGGAATGATTTTCGAAGGGAGATAGAAGGCATCCTCTTTTGTGATCGTAGCGATCGCAAAAAGATGCACAACAGAATAGAGAACAAACAAAACAATTTCTTTAGCCATATTTCTTACTTTACAGGGATATCATTCTCGAGATTTCATCAGATGAAAGCCCGAGTGATCAGCCTATGAAACAAACACGACCCTTGTCCATCCTTTTCTTAATTTGTCTCTTATGGACCCAGACTTTGTCCGCAAGAGAAGTGCCCTCTGGTGGCGAAATGTTGATCGATTTGATTTTGGCACGCCCCATGGGACTTGCCGGAACCTTAGTTGGGACCGCTGCCTTTATTGTCGCCTCCCCTTTCACACTGATGTCGGGTACTTTCTTGCAGTCTGGTAGACGTCTAGTTGTTTATCCTGCTAAGTTTACCTTCACACGTGGGTTAGGCGACTTCCCAGGTTATATGGAAGATTACCAAATCGTAGAGGAATAAATTGAACGAATTTCTATTTTCAGACTTTCCTGAAGTTTCGACTGAGGATTGGAAAAACCAAATCCTGAAAGATTTAAAAGGCAACCCTTGGGACAAAGTCACTTGGGAAACAGAAGAAGGTTTCAAAATCGAACCCTTCTACCGCAAAGAAGATACCACTGACATTCCACGAGTTTACAAACGAAACCCCGGATGGAATGTCACGGAAACAATTACCTCTGAATCGGAATTGAACGACCTTCCCAAAAAAGGTGCCGATGCTGCGATCCTTATTTCCCATGAAGAAAAAGGAAATCCATTCGGATTAAAAATCAACTCATCTACTGACCTAGAAAAACTTGCCGGCCTTACGGGAAATCTTCCGCTTATAGTTTCTCTAACAACAAGAACGGTATCCTTTGTTGACTCACTAAAAAAACTCACGTCTTCGCATAACACTGTACTTGGTGATTTTGATCCTTATGGAATTGCACTTCTGTATGGGGAACTAGGAACAGAAGAAACAAACATTGGAAAATCATTTTCTACACTTTCTGGATCCAAAGGATTTGCTGGTGTGGGAATTCACAGTTACTACTTACGTGATGCAGGTGCTTCCATCGGACAGGAATTGGCCTATTCTCTTTCTTGGGGAGTGGATTACTTAAACCGTCATATAGATGTTGGAGTTTCCATTGAAGATGCTGCCTCCAACATTTGGTTTTGGATGGGCATTGGCTCCGACTACTTCACAGAAATCGCAAAGTTCCGAGCCATGAGAATCCTCTGGACGGAAATTTTAAATGCCTACAAACCTGGGCTTGGGGAAACCGTTCCGGCTCTCATCGTAGCAAGAACTTCAAGTTTCCAATTCACAGCCTACGATCCTTATGTAAACATGTTACGAGGAACTACAGCGGCTATGTCTGCGGTCATGGGTGGTGCAGATTTTGTTTCTGTGTTGCCATTCGACTCTGAATACTCCGCACAACAAGAGTTAGGCAAACGAATTGCTAGAAACTCACAACTTCTCCTTCGTTATGAGTCCTTTCTCGACAAAGTGGAAGACCCTGCGGCTGGATCTTATTATTTGGAAGTCCTTACCAAAAAACTAGCAGAAACTGCTTGGGCCAAATTCCAAACTTTGGAAACCGAAGGTGGATTTGGAGAGGCCTTAAAAAAAGGAAATATCCAAAAAGAAATCAAATCACGGGCAGACAAAAAAAGAGATGCCCTTGCTACCAAAAAAGAAATCCTACTTGGTACAAACCAATACCCGCTTCCCTCAGAAAGACATCCTGAGCTTACAAAATCTTTAGAAGAGACAACAAAACTGAATCACTTTTCCACTGAGTCAACTTACGCACGTTTGGCCCCCATTCGCCTTTCGTATGAATTTGACAAATGGAGAAATATTACCGATGCCTATGTGGCTTCTGGGAAAAAACTCCCAAAGATATTTTTACTTACCCTAGGTGACTTAACCATGCGGAAAGCAAGGGCCGGTTTTAGTTCGAATTTTCTCGGTTGCCTTGGGTATGAAATTATTGATTCGCTTGGATTTCCTTCGGTCAAGGAAGGAGTTGCTCGGGCCAAAGAACTGGGTGCCGACATTGTAGTCTTATGTTCGTCTGACGAAGAGTATGCGACCTACCTTTCCGAATTTACCTCGGAGATGAAGACCCAATTGCCAAACTCTTGGAAGTTACTTGCCGGTTATCCGAAAGACCTCATCAAAGAAGCAGAATCTCTCGGGATCGATGATTTCATCCACATGAAACGAAACATCGTGGAATTTATGGAAAAAGCCCAAACCAAATGGATCGGGAAATAAAATGAACAAACCTAATTTTGCAAAACTCCCTCTTTCTTTCGGTTCCAATAAACCAGACCCAAAGGCTATTTCCCTTTGGCAAACAGCAGAAGGAATCTCCATTCAATCTCGTTATGCGAAAACTGATTTGGAAGGAATGGAACATCTCAACTATGCTGCAGGAATTCCGCCTTACTTACGCGGACCCTATTCCACCATGTATGTGAATAAACCTTGGACGGTCCGCCA
The sequence above is drawn from the Leptospira wolbachii serovar Codice str. CDC genome and encodes:
- a CDS encoding ferritin-like domain-containing protein, coding for MKSLKKTSFIEAVAAAIEHEVQCFNFYLKLSESLPEGQIRELFSQLALDGDEHIKFIKDIYKSAEGKELPNLKQLSEIEKFHSSTIQKVMDRLDRNKNEEVKADERKAIELAIREGEDARNFYATIRNKFQDPKINLLFQKLANFNESNNSLLEAQAMAMEQSTPADQVFYWEDEELMEEVNRSSKLSPKPKASKPQTAKTKPSAKKTSKPAKPANKKSAKKAAKKAPKKAVKKTVAKPKAKPAKKKGKKK
- a CDS encoding lysoplasmalogenase, with the protein product MAKEIVLFVLYSVVHLFAIATITKEDAFYLPSKIIPILILIVALFRYFPQLEKRGKLIAVGLVFSLFGDSFLALPKQGYFVFGLGSFLIAQLIYSYAFTLDSKIKPLLAIPFLLFGSSFFLVLVPKLGSLLIPVGVYISAICLMGWRAAARNSVSKPFYLGLLGALVFILSDSIIAYSMFLKPEMDRFTASMGIMVTYYIAQVLIYSATKAEELDFQSVKNT
- a CDS encoding methylmalonyl-CoA mutase family protein, producing MNEFLFSDFPEVSTEDWKNQILKDLKGNPWDKVTWETEEGFKIEPFYRKEDTTDIPRVYKRNPGWNVTETITSESELNDLPKKGADAAILISHEEKGNPFGLKINSSTDLEKLAGLTGNLPLIVSLTTRTVSFVDSLKKLTSSHNTVLGDFDPYGIALLYGELGTEETNIGKSFSTLSGSKGFAGVGIHSYYLRDAGASIGQELAYSLSWGVDYLNRHIDVGVSIEDAASNIWFWMGIGSDYFTEIAKFRAMRILWTEILNAYKPGLGETVPALIVARTSSFQFTAYDPYVNMLRGTTAAMSAVMGGADFVSVLPFDSEYSAQQELGKRIARNSQLLLRYESFLDKVEDPAAGSYYLEVLTKKLAETAWAKFQTLETEGGFGEALKKGNIQKEIKSRADKKRDALATKKEILLGTNQYPLPSERHPELTKSLEETTKLNHFSTESTYARLAPIRLSYEFDKWRNITDAYVASGKKLPKIFLLTLGDLTMRKARAGFSSNFLGCLGYEIIDSLGFPSVKEGVARAKELGADIVVLCSSDEEYATYLSEFTSEMKTQLPNSWKLLAGYPKDLIKEAESLGIDDFIHMKRNIVEFMEKAQTKWIGK